One stretch of Candidatus Bathyarchaeia archaeon DNA includes these proteins:
- a CDS encoding ArsR family transcriptional regulator: MKNGLRARSKLLVTLDTQPASASTLSKVIKMSYNTVIHHLRLLEAEGTVQRKGKRPSFWLVTGRGQKRLLA; the protein is encoded by the coding sequence GTGAAAAATGGGCTTCGAGCCCGAAGCAAACTTCTTGTGACGCTTGATACACAACCCGCCAGTGCATCAACCCTGTCAAAGGTCATCAAGATGTCCTACAACACTGTCATTCATCATCTGCGCCTTTTGGAAGCTGAGGGCACTGTGCAGCGGAAAGGAAAAAGACCCAGTTTTTGGCTCGTGACGGGGCGAGGGCAGAAGCGTCTTTTGGCTTAG
- a CDS encoding MazG nucleotide pyrophosphohydrolase domain-containing protein produces MHISEFQEMMKTLYFHRDSERGVKGTYEWLMDEVVELGEAMAVTDKEATEKEFADVIAWLSSLANLLGIDLEKAALNKYPHLCPKCHHTPCQCTF; encoded by the coding sequence ATGCATATCTCAGAATTTCAAGAAATGATGAAAACCCTATACTTTCATCGGGACAGTGAACGCGGCGTCAAAGGAACCTACGAGTGGCTAATGGATGAAGTGGTTGAACTGGGTGAAGCAATGGCGGTAACTGACAAAGAAGCCACCGAAAAAGAGTTCGCTGATGTCATCGCATGGTTATCCTCACTTGCCAACCTGCTGGGTATTGATTTGGAGAAGGCAGCACTCAACAAGTACCCGCACCTGTGCCCCAAATGCCACCACACCCCCTGCCAATGCACTTTCTAA